In a genomic window of Roseomonas aeriglobus:
- a CDS encoding arylsulfatase regulator, with the protein MLETMKRLDAHANALLLTGASDIDLLGGMFDVMPDFKALLDAGYGGEIDKNAGRFPGLHRYAVMLSNVAEGIAEGSIRVPR; encoded by the coding sequence ATGCTGGAAACGATGAAGCGTCTCGACGCCCATGCGAACGCCCTGTTGCTTACCGGGGCCTCCGATATCGATCTGCTCGGCGGCATGTTCGACGTGATGCCCGACTTCAAGGCGTTGCTCGACGCCGGATACGGCGGTGAAATCGACAAGAACGCTGGTCGCTTCCCCGGTTTGCATCGCTACGCCGTCATGCTCTCCAATGTCGCCGAGGGGATCGCGGAAGGTTCCATCCGGGTGCCGCGCTGA
- a CDS encoding IS66 family transposase — translation MASTLADSASRSPSRLSDNPSKKRLCLQANAATIASTYTYAGFNALYDPGREPGPITPVACWAHARRKLHDVLVADHRSAARKGLGLIAQLYEVERLIEGEPPQERLRQRSASKLIALDFFAWADSALDQASARSPLAEALRYALKLKPALLAYTQDGRLEIDNNLAENALRGIAVGRKNWLFAGADCGGERAAATYSLLETAKLNGVNPQVWLTDVLDRIGKGHPINRLDELLPWAWKAARSSDPDAA, via the coding sequence ATGGCGAGCACACTGGCAGATAGCGCGAGCAGATCGCCGAGCCGGTTGTCAGATAATCCGAGCAAAAAAAGGCTCTGTTTGCAAGCAAACGCCGCTACGATTGCAAGCACCTACACCTATGCCGGGTTCAACGCGCTCTACGACCCAGGCCGGGAGCCGGGTCCCATCACCCCCGTCGCTTGCTGGGCGCATGCGAGGCGCAAGCTGCACGATGTGCTTGTTGCCGATCATCGATCCGCTGCGCGCAAGGGACTCGGCCTGATCGCGCAGCTCTACGAGGTCGAACGGTTGATCGAGGGTGAACCTCCCCAGGAGCGTCTGCGCCAGCGCTCAGCATCAAAGCTCATTGCCCTCGACTTCTTTGCGTGGGCGGACAGCGCTCTCGACCAGGCATCGGCGCGCTCACCGCTTGCCGAGGCGCTGCGCTATGCCCTCAAGCTGAAGCCAGCGCTGCTCGCCTACACCCAGGACGGAAGGCTCGAGATCGACAACAACCTTGCCGAGAACGCGCTGCGCGGCATCGCGGTCGGGCGCAAGAACTGGCTGTTCGCCGGCGCGGATTGCGGCGGCGAGCGGGCGGCCGCGACGTATTCGCTGCTCGAGACCGCCAAGCTCAACGGCGTGAACCCGCAGGTCTGGCTGACCGACGTCCTCGACCGCATCGGCAAAGGCCATCCCATCAACCGCCTCGACGAGCTCCTGCCATGGGCGTGGAAGGCGGCTCGTTCCAGTGACCCCGACGCTGCGTGA
- a CDS encoding cobalamin-binding protein codes for MAQPRIVSLLPSATEIAVALGLGESLVGRSHECDYPLFVKALPVVTSTRLEKGLTSRQIDDRIQEIVRQGLSVYEVDTALLRDLRPDLILTQSQCAVCAVTPADLEEALGDWIGTAPTLLSLAPDTLEDVWSDFAKVAEAAGIPERASSVVGDLKERMSGLSRSSAERMDRPRVAAIEWIDPLMAAGNWVPELIEAAGGHPLFARAGEHSSWLNWDDLIAADPDLIVAMPCGYLLPQTLADLGSLVDHFGWKDLTAVRKGKVFAVDGHHLFNRPGPRLVESAELIAQLVGATPTQALEMGRDWISIDGV; via the coding sequence ATGGCGCAGCCGCGCATCGTGTCCCTCCTGCCGAGCGCGACCGAAATCGCCGTCGCACTCGGATTGGGAGAGAGCCTCGTCGGTCGCTCGCACGAATGCGATTATCCGCTTTTCGTAAAGGCATTGCCGGTCGTCACGTCGACCAGACTCGAGAAAGGACTGACGTCGCGGCAGATCGACGACCGGATCCAGGAAATCGTGAGGCAAGGACTGTCGGTATACGAAGTCGATACCGCGCTTCTGCGGGACTTGCGGCCCGACCTCATCTTGACCCAATCGCAATGCGCGGTCTGCGCGGTCACCCCTGCCGATCTGGAAGAAGCACTCGGCGACTGGATCGGAACCGCCCCGACGCTGCTGTCGCTGGCACCCGATACATTGGAAGATGTATGGAGCGATTTCGCTAAGGTCGCCGAAGCGGCGGGAATTCCCGAGCGTGCATCATCGGTCGTCGGTGACTTGAAGGAGCGGATGTCAGGGCTATCCCGAAGTAGCGCGGAGAGGATGGATCGCCCGCGTGTCGCCGCGATCGAATGGATCGATCCGCTGATGGCTGCAGGAAACTGGGTACCCGAACTAATCGAGGCGGCCGGCGGTCACCCATTGTTCGCGCGAGCCGGAGAACATTCCTCGTGGCTGAATTGGGACGACTTGATTGCCGCCGATCCCGATCTGATCGTTGCGATGCCCTGCGGATATCTGTTGCCACAAACGCTCGCCGATCTGGGGTCGCTCGTCGACCACTTCGGTTGGAAAGACCTTACCGCGGTTCGCAAAGGGAAGGTCTTTGCCGTTGATGGCCACCATCTTTTCAATCGTCCTGGCCCACGACTCGTCGAATCGGCTGAACTGATCGCGCAGTTGGTTGGGGCGACGCCAACACAGGCATTGGAGATGGGACGGGATTGGATCTCCATCGATGGGGTTTGA